From one Tsukamurella tyrosinosolvens genomic stretch:
- a CDS encoding MFS transporter, producing MSEHTHLSAELPPIRRWAGLAALVIALLTVGLDLMVLNVALPTLAQDLGASTTQLQWIVNAYTLVFAALMLPAGGFGDRYGRKRLLLFGLVAFVSASAWAAYSGTTGALIAARAVMGVGAAIIVPLSLGILPILFPPDQRRRAIAVWVGALGIGLPLGPIVGGWLLQHFWWGSVFLINVPVGVAALIACIALLPESSDPDAPPLDWPGIVTAVTGTAALVFGVIQAPDDGWTHPVVLTTLGTGVVLIAGFLVWERRASHPLIDLRLFSNPGFTWPTLAATAGTFTLVGVLFVLPQYLQILRHHDALGTGLRLVPLVLAILVAAAAVDSIVTRIGAKIPIVAGLFITAMGFVLASRITADSEYGFIAACLAVVGLGAGLALAPAVDAVMATLPEHRSAAGSGLLMAIRQIGAAFSVAILGTLLNLTYGRDLDPHLTGLPAPVAAAAREGIAAAQLIAADLPGPAGDDLAAASAHAYTAAMSAVFLASAVVSALLAALIALRLPARRENPAIAEGSCVFVNSLPNSKKNSAWDVLSRRFCRHHEPTRRPRSLGKG from the coding sequence ATGAGCGAGCACACTCACCTGAGCGCTGAGCTGCCCCCGATCAGGCGCTGGGCCGGGTTGGCAGCGCTGGTCATCGCCCTGCTTACCGTCGGCTTGGACTTGATGGTCCTCAATGTCGCCCTGCCCACCCTGGCGCAGGACCTCGGTGCTAGCACCACCCAACTGCAGTGGATCGTCAACGCATACACCCTCGTATTCGCCGCGCTGATGTTACCCGCTGGCGGTTTCGGGGACCGGTACGGCCGTAAACGACTCCTACTGTTCGGCCTCGTGGCGTTCGTCTCCGCGTCGGCGTGGGCTGCGTATAGCGGGACCACAGGCGCCTTGATCGCCGCGCGCGCAGTCATGGGTGTCGGCGCCGCGATCATCGTGCCACTATCGCTGGGAATTCTGCCGATCCTGTTCCCACCCGACCAGCGGCGCCGCGCGATTGCAGTGTGGGTGGGCGCTCTGGGCATCGGCCTGCCCCTGGGCCCGATCGTCGGCGGCTGGCTCCTGCAGCATTTCTGGTGGGGCTCTGTGTTCCTGATCAATGTCCCGGTCGGTGTTGCCGCCCTCATCGCTTGTATTGCACTACTTCCCGAGTCCTCCGACCCTGACGCACCACCGCTGGACTGGCCGGGCATTGTCACCGCTGTGACCGGAACAGCGGCCCTCGTGTTCGGGGTCATCCAGGCTCCCGACGACGGCTGGACTCACCCTGTTGTGTTGACGACCCTCGGTACGGGAGTGGTGCTCATCGCGGGATTCCTGGTGTGGGAGCGACGGGCCAGCCATCCGTTGATCGATCTGCGACTATTCTCCAATCCGGGATTCACCTGGCCCACCCTCGCGGCCACCGCGGGAACATTCACCCTCGTCGGTGTGCTGTTCGTTCTTCCCCAGTACCTGCAGATCCTCCGCCACCACGACGCTCTCGGCACCGGACTGCGACTCGTCCCGCTGGTGTTGGCGATCCTCGTCGCGGCCGCCGCCGTCGACAGCATCGTCACCCGCATCGGTGCGAAGATCCCGATCGTCGCCGGGTTATTCATCACCGCAATGGGTTTCGTCCTCGCCTCCCGCATCACCGCAGATTCCGAGTACGGCTTCATCGCCGCCTGCCTAGCCGTCGTGGGGCTAGGAGCCGGACTCGCCCTGGCACCGGCAGTCGACGCGGTCATGGCAACCCTTCCCGAACACCGCAGCGCTGCAGGCTCAGGGCTTCTCATGGCCATCCGGCAAATCGGCGCCGCATTCAGCGTCGCCATCCTCGGCACACTGCTCAATCTCACCTACGGCCGCGACCTCGACCCGCATCTGACCGGCCTACCCGCACCAGTAGCCGCCGCAGCCCGCGAGGGCATCGCCGCCGCACAACTCATCGCGGCGGACCTGCCCGGACCGGCCGGAGACGACCTCGCCGCTGCCAGCGCGCACGCCTATACCGCGGCGATGTCCGCGGTATTTCTCGCCAGCGCCGTGGTCAGTGCGTTACTCGCCGCGCTCATCGCCCTGCGCCTCCCCGCACGACGGGAAAATCCTGCCATAGCGGAGGGTTCCTGTGTGTTTGTCAACAGCCTGCCGAACTCGAAAAAAAATAGCGCCTGGGACGTCCTGTCTCGACGCTTCTGCCGACATCATGAACCGACACGGCGTCCGCGCAGCCTAGGCAAGGGCTAG
- a CDS encoding metal-sensitive transcriptional regulator has product MKIPEQAAKPILTRLKRAHGHLATVIRMLEDGDDCEDVLTQLAAVNKALGRSGYALVATGLQHCMATEGPDNVDQQKLEKLFLALA; this is encoded by the coding sequence GTGAAGATTCCAGAGCAAGCTGCCAAGCCGATCCTCACCAGGCTCAAGCGCGCACACGGACACCTCGCCACCGTCATCCGGATGCTCGAAGACGGCGACGACTGCGAAGACGTCCTCACCCAACTCGCCGCCGTCAACAAGGCCCTCGGACGCAGCGGCTACGCCCTCGTAGCCACCGGCCTTCAGCACTGCATGGCAACCGAAGGCCCCGACAACGTCGACCAACAGAAGCTAGAAAAACTCTTCCTAGCCCTTGCCTAG
- a CDS encoding DUF302 domain-containing protein: MNEFTMTRSLPTPYAQAVAQVREGLARVGFGVLAEIDIAATLKAKLDVDVPAKLILGACRPQLAHQALQADPRVASLLPCNVVVSADGDGSVVEIMNPDVMPGFTGNPTLTAVATEARELLTVMLDALTDGGAE; the protein is encoded by the coding sequence ATGAACGAATTCACGATGACCAGGTCACTCCCGACGCCGTATGCGCAGGCTGTGGCGCAGGTGCGGGAGGGGTTGGCGCGCGTGGGATTCGGGGTTCTCGCGGAGATCGACATCGCAGCCACCCTCAAGGCGAAGCTTGATGTGGATGTGCCGGCGAAGTTGATCCTCGGCGCGTGTCGGCCGCAACTCGCCCATCAAGCGCTACAGGCGGATCCGCGGGTTGCCTCCCTGCTTCCGTGCAACGTGGTCGTCAGCGCAGACGGCGACGGCTCCGTCGTTGAGATCATGAACCCCGACGTGATGCCGGGATTCACCGGCAATCCCACGCTCACGGCTGTCGCTACAGAGGCCCGGGAGTTGCTGACCGTTATGCTCGACGCGCTCACCGACGGCGGCGCCGAGTGA
- a CDS encoding MMPL family transporter: protein MAETVGDAPKSAAGATSSSLTGALGRLGVWVSEHGRVVTAVWVLLVVGLGIFAPFVEKNLSGAGWQADGSQSVQVRELAQKHFGGNASHAIQVVVHSDTAALTEGQGPQILERVTSELKADPRIAQVVAPQPGVTLSADGKTAIVLAGAGAGTNEMVRAATDLKGPLSALSTDAVSVNPTGSSVLWSDFNAANLEAMLTSEMLSWPVTLAILVIAFGTLVAAGLPLLLTLAGLVASAGALVLINEIVPVSIWAMNFAMMFSLALGIDYALFLVVRYRAARFGHGVSPREAIAQTMNTAGKAVLLSGATVLISLSAVMLVPSPSFRSMAGGIMLSVVFVLAATLTLLPLVLVKLDKRINALALPWARVGEHRSPAFERWGQRLWKRPFAWGAAALAILIALSIPLAGLKTAMPSIAVLPSDANARVGYDQVKRAFGPGAPGTLQIITPSSAASQAHQVLAADEGIAGAMPPAAATDDSGLSLISAIPKVDPSDPSLSATVDRLRSDLPDGTLVGGAAVENLDLKAQLDTSTPMVIAVVLLLGFALLLVALRAPLIALIGTVVSLLSTAAAFGVARLVFQDGIGANLFGFEPQGFLDAWAPVFFFAMIFAIAMDYTVFLLSSAKEHWERSGDPKEAMIGAVAHSGRVIFAAGGVMVAVFFTFALSGPLPPKEMGVILGVAVLLDTFLIRLVLLPVALRLAGRAAWACPAWLARILPNISFAHD from the coding sequence ATGGCAGAGACAGTCGGAGACGCGCCGAAATCCGCAGCCGGTGCAACGAGTTCGTCGTTGACCGGCGCGTTGGGGCGCCTTGGCGTGTGGGTCAGCGAGCACGGCCGGGTTGTCACGGCGGTGTGGGTGCTGTTGGTTGTGGGGCTGGGGATCTTCGCGCCGTTTGTGGAGAAGAATCTCTCCGGCGCGGGCTGGCAGGCCGACGGTTCGCAGTCGGTGCAGGTGCGGGAGCTGGCGCAGAAGCACTTCGGTGGCAACGCCAGTCACGCGATCCAGGTGGTCGTGCATAGCGACACTGCGGCGTTGACCGAAGGCCAGGGGCCTCAGATCCTCGAGCGGGTGACCTCGGAGTTGAAGGCGGATCCGCGGATCGCCCAGGTCGTCGCGCCACAGCCGGGCGTGACCTTGAGCGCCGATGGTAAGACGGCGATCGTCCTCGCCGGTGCCGGGGCAGGTACGAACGAGATGGTTCGGGCGGCGACCGATCTCAAGGGGCCACTGAGTGCGCTCTCGACGGATGCGGTGTCGGTGAATCCGACCGGCTCGTCGGTGCTGTGGTCGGACTTCAACGCGGCGAACCTGGAGGCGATGCTCACCTCGGAGATGCTGTCGTGGCCGGTGACTCTCGCGATTCTGGTGATCGCCTTCGGAACCCTGGTCGCTGCCGGCCTGCCGCTGCTTCTCACCTTGGCCGGGCTGGTGGCCTCGGCCGGTGCGCTGGTCTTGATCAATGAGATCGTGCCCGTGTCGATCTGGGCGATGAACTTCGCGATGATGTTCTCCCTCGCGCTGGGTATCGACTACGCGTTGTTCCTGGTGGTGCGGTACCGGGCAGCGCGCTTCGGGCACGGCGTGTCGCCGCGGGAGGCGATCGCGCAGACTATGAACACCGCCGGTAAGGCCGTGTTGCTGTCCGGGGCGACCGTGCTGATCTCCCTGTCCGCGGTGATGCTCGTGCCTTCGCCGTCGTTCCGGTCGATGGCTGGCGGGATCATGCTCTCTGTCGTGTTCGTCCTCGCGGCAACGCTGACGCTGCTGCCGCTGGTGCTAGTCAAGCTCGACAAGCGGATCAACGCGCTGGCGCTGCCGTGGGCCCGAGTCGGTGAACACCGCTCACCAGCCTTCGAGCGATGGGGGCAGCGTTTGTGGAAGCGCCCATTCGCGTGGGGCGCCGCTGCGTTGGCGATCCTGATCGCGCTGTCGATCCCCCTGGCGGGACTGAAGACCGCGATGCCTTCGATCGCGGTGCTACCGTCCGATGCCAACGCGCGAGTCGGCTACGACCAGGTCAAGCGGGCCTTCGGCCCCGGCGCTCCCGGAACACTGCAAATCATCACCCCGTCCTCGGCCGCCTCGCAGGCGCACCAGGTGCTGGCCGCTGACGAGGGAATCGCCGGCGCGATGCCGCCCGCCGCAGCAACCGACGACAGCGGCTTGTCGCTGATCTCCGCGATCCCGAAGGTCGATCCCTCCGACCCGAGCCTGAGCGCGACAGTCGACCGGCTCCGCTCCGACCTTCCAGACGGCACCTTGGTCGGCGGCGCGGCGGTGGAGAATCTCGACCTGAAGGCGCAACTCGACACCTCCACCCCGATGGTGATCGCTGTGGTCCTCCTGTTGGGCTTCGCGCTGCTGCTGGTCGCGTTGCGTGCACCGTTGATCGCCCTGATCGGCACCGTGGTGAGCCTGCTGTCGACTGCTGCTGCGTTCGGTGTCGCCCGCTTGGTGTTCCAGGACGGTATCGGCGCGAACCTGTTCGGCTTCGAACCGCAGGGCTTCCTCGATGCATGGGCGCCGGTGTTCTTCTTCGCGATGATCTTCGCGATCGCTATGGACTACACCGTGTTCCTCCTCTCCTCCGCCAAGGAGCACTGGGAACGCTCCGGTGACCCGAAAGAAGCGATGATCGGAGCCGTCGCCCACTCCGGTCGCGTCATCTTCGCCGCCGGCGGCGTCATGGTCGCCGTCTTCTTCACCTTCGCCCTGTCCGGGCCACTGCCCCCGAAGGAGATGGGCGTCATCCTCGGCGTCGCTGTTCTCCTCGACACCTTCCTTATCCGGCTGGTCCTGCTCCCCGTCGCACTACGCCTGGCAGGACGCGCAGCGTGGGCTTGTCCCGCGTGGCTCGCCCGGATACTGCCGAACATCAGCTTCGCCCACGACTAA
- a CDS encoding YgaP family membrane protein, which produces MTDKPETTAPDHSTESGADTLRRLQPQHRDLRKAIPDVYIEDTKRSHRMRKPNIDQAVLLLAGTLNLTGVALSVTVSPCWALLSGLVSLNLIQSSITGLCPAAVLLKKMGLQSGRAF; this is translated from the coding sequence ATGACCGACAAGCCCGAAACCACAGCACCCGATCACTCCACCGAATCAGGAGCGGACACCCTGCGGCGACTCCAACCGCAGCACCGTGACCTGCGCAAAGCGATCCCCGACGTGTACATTGAAGACACGAAACGATCTCACCGCATGCGCAAACCCAACATCGACCAAGCCGTCCTGCTCCTCGCCGGAACACTGAACCTCACCGGAGTCGCCCTCAGCGTCACCGTCTCACCCTGTTGGGCCCTCCTATCGGGGCTTGTTTCACTGAACCTGATCCAATCAAGCATCACCGGACTTTGCCCCGCCGCCGTACTTCTCAAGAAGATGGGACTGCAATCGGGAAGGGCATTCTAG
- a CDS encoding DsbA family protein — protein MNQRPAFTIWLDPVCPYSWTTAQWLLATVGNPNELQWKLMSLALLNEGRELPERARKRMQDSRAAGRLFASLERELDSERMWQALRTFSDQYHRDGGTIDGQSVREMLLELDLPAHHISSIDDPTFDVAVRDAHSLSQEAAGESAGSPLIGIGETVFHGPVLTAIPTPTAARDLLTALETLATVKTFASVQRFPHPVAAHL, from the coding sequence GTGAACCAACGGCCCGCATTCACGATCTGGCTGGACCCGGTGTGCCCGTATTCGTGGACCACCGCACAGTGGCTGCTAGCCACTGTCGGCAATCCCAACGAACTACAGTGGAAGCTGATGAGTTTGGCCCTCCTCAACGAGGGACGCGAACTGCCCGAACGTGCCCGCAAGCGGATGCAGGATTCCCGAGCGGCGGGCAGACTGTTCGCCTCGCTGGAGCGCGAACTAGACAGCGAGCGGATGTGGCAGGCCCTGCGCACGTTCAGCGACCAGTACCACCGAGACGGCGGCACGATCGACGGTCAGTCAGTGCGCGAAATGCTACTCGAGCTCGACCTGCCCGCACACCACATCTCGAGCATCGACGACCCGACCTTCGACGTCGCGGTGCGCGACGCGCATTCGCTCAGTCAAGAAGCCGCGGGCGAAAGCGCAGGAAGCCCCCTGATCGGGATCGGCGAGACCGTCTTCCACGGTCCCGTGCTCACCGCGATACCGACTCCCACCGCCGCACGCGACCTTCTCACCGCTCTCGAAACACTCGCCACCGTCAAGACCTTCGCATCCGTACAACGGTTTCCACACCCTGTAGCAGCTCACCTCTGA
- a CDS encoding NAD(P)/FAD-dependent oxidoreductase — translation MNSKRIVIAGAGIGGLSVIKELRESGTPLDNTDITLIDENFEHYLGFTLPWVMRGWRTPESVPIRPSEKSLAGIRTVRGSVSGVDAANSTVILDDGAHVDYDALVLALGARNATQQVPGLQEAADAGVAVHYYATADAARAHRALTAFEGGRLVFLVASMPFRCPVAPYEGTFLAADLLTERGVRDHTDIAVYTPEPQPMPSAGPDVGMELANRVRASGIDLHPLHQVERVDHQTKTLHFTNGVHDTFDLLVFVPPHEPALTLDTPGWIPVDRASMLTEHHGVWAIGDLSAVTSPTNRPLPKAAIFAKNGAAAVAQNVLHYLGLAESPASLSGQGYCYIDTGAHESARGQGNFFAEPHPDVALTPASQQLHQEKIREELDWRAYWE, via the coding sequence ATGAATAGCAAACGAATCGTCATCGCCGGCGCCGGAATCGGCGGACTCAGCGTGATCAAAGAGTTGCGCGAATCCGGCACTCCCCTCGACAACACCGACATCACATTGATCGACGAAAACTTCGAGCACTACCTTGGCTTCACTCTGCCGTGGGTCATGCGGGGCTGGCGCACTCCAGAGAGCGTCCCGATCCGCCCGTCCGAGAAGAGCCTCGCTGGAATTCGGACGGTGCGCGGCTCTGTCTCCGGTGTCGACGCCGCCAACAGCACCGTCATCCTCGACGACGGTGCGCACGTGGACTACGACGCGCTCGTACTCGCGCTGGGAGCCCGCAATGCAACGCAGCAAGTGCCCGGCCTCCAAGAGGCGGCCGACGCAGGCGTCGCCGTGCACTATTACGCCACCGCCGACGCCGCACGTGCCCACCGGGCACTGACCGCGTTCGAGGGCGGCCGACTGGTCTTCCTCGTCGCATCGATGCCCTTCCGCTGCCCCGTCGCCCCCTACGAGGGCACCTTTCTCGCGGCAGATCTCCTGACCGAACGCGGCGTGCGGGACCATACAGATATCGCCGTATACACCCCGGAACCGCAGCCAATGCCCTCCGCCGGGCCCGACGTCGGCATGGAACTGGCGAACCGCGTCAGAGCGTCGGGAATCGACCTGCATCCACTACACCAGGTCGAGCGAGTAGACCATCAGACCAAAACCCTGCACTTCACCAACGGCGTGCACGACACCTTCGACCTGCTGGTCTTCGTCCCGCCGCACGAACCCGCGTTGACCCTGGACACACCGGGATGGATTCCAGTCGACCGAGCTTCAATGCTCACCGAACACCACGGCGTATGGGCGATCGGCGACCTCTCCGCAGTCACCTCCCCCACGAACAGGCCCCTCCCTAAGGCCGCCATCTTCGCCAAAAACGGCGCCGCCGCCGTGGCCCAAAACGTACTGCACTACCTCGGGCTCGCCGAATCCCCAGCGTCTCTATCAGGGCAAGGCTATTGCTACATCGATACCGGAGCCCACGAATCAGCCCGGGGCCAGGGCAACTTCTTCGCCGAACCACACCCCGACGTCGCGCTCACACCCGCATCTCAACAGCTGCACCAAGAAAAGATCCGCGAAGAACTCGACTGGCGCGCCTACTGGGAATGA
- a CDS encoding IS110 family transposase, which produces MIVIGVDPHKSTHTATAVDSGTNKDLGSLRISADLNSYRELIKWAGQWPERIWAVENASGLGHHLTQWLVSQAEAVVDVPATATARVRELSRGGRRKNDRIDAAAAACVAFSQGDFRPVGAEKHSDGLRVLDERRIDLVRHKGRLTNQLHALLRELLPGGLDRAFTTEEASDALRRLAPASGADAMRKEVGLAIVGDLRRLRFQIDDITTRIEVELKASGTSLLEIEGVGTVTACRILSRTGDPARFRDQSAFASYAGTAPIEVASADKQRHRGLPLEGDRSLNAAIYIVAVTQSRMAGSAGNAYYRRKLDEGKTSREAIRCLKRQIAKRLWRTMISDAGEAADGYCSVSAC; this is translated from the coding sequence ATGATCGTCATTGGTGTGGATCCGCATAAGTCGACGCATACGGCGACGGCGGTCGATTCGGGAACAAACAAGGATCTGGGGTCGCTGAGGATCTCCGCCGACCTGAACTCCTATCGCGAGTTGATTAAGTGGGCGGGGCAGTGGCCGGAGCGGATCTGGGCGGTGGAGAACGCGTCCGGGTTGGGGCATCACCTGACGCAGTGGCTCGTGAGCCAAGCGGAGGCGGTGGTGGATGTGCCGGCGACCGCCACAGCCCGGGTGCGGGAGCTCTCCCGAGGCGGGCGTCGAAAGAATGATCGAATCGACGCGGCCGCGGCGGCGTGCGTCGCCTTCTCGCAAGGCGACTTCCGGCCGGTGGGCGCCGAGAAGCATTCGGATGGGTTGCGGGTCCTCGATGAACGCCGGATTGACCTCGTGCGGCACAAGGGGAGGCTGACGAACCAGCTGCATGCTCTACTGCGGGAACTGCTGCCGGGCGGTTTGGATCGGGCGTTCACGACGGAGGAGGCATCGGATGCGCTCCGCAGGCTTGCGCCGGCTTCGGGCGCGGATGCGATGCGCAAGGAGGTGGGGCTGGCGATCGTCGGTGATCTGCGCAGGCTGCGCTTTCAGATCGATGACATCACCACCAGGATCGAGGTCGAGTTGAAGGCCTCGGGGACGAGCCTGTTGGAGATTGAGGGCGTCGGGACGGTGACGGCGTGCCGGATTCTGTCCCGGACGGGCGACCCGGCTCGGTTCCGGGATCAGTCGGCATTCGCTTCCTATGCTGGGACCGCGCCAATCGAGGTGGCCAGCGCCGATAAGCAACGACACCGGGGCCTACCCCTTGAGGGCGACAGATCTTTGAACGCGGCGATCTACATCGTTGCCGTTACCCAATCCCGGATGGCGGGCAGCGCTGGTAACGCGTATTACCGGCGCAAGCTTGACGAAGGCAAGACGTCACGTGAGGCGATCCGATGCTTGAAGCGACAGATCGCGAAACGCTTGTGGCGCACAATGATCAGCGATGCGGGAGAGGCCGCGGATGGATATTGTAGCGTGAGTGCGTGCTGA
- a CDS encoding cytochrome c biogenesis CcdA family protein has translation MGQAFADAAVSGPLLIALAACALAGLVSFASPCIVPLVPGYLSYLAGLVGAEAPAAAVEEATAGARAGRWRVMGAAALFVAGFTVVFLLMTMSVFGLVSSIRLNSEVLMRIGGVVTIVMGLAFIGLVPALEREVRFAPRQWTTLAGAPLLGGVFALGWAPCIGPTLAGILSIVVGTNADPVRGAVLIIAYCAGLGLPFVILALGSTVAVRAVGWLSRNSRRIQVFGGALMVLVGIALVTGYWAVFVDLVRRLFITNTVMPI, from the coding sequence ATGGGGCAGGCATTCGCAGACGCGGCCGTCTCGGGACCGCTACTGATTGCGCTCGCCGCGTGCGCGCTCGCCGGCTTGGTCTCATTCGCCTCGCCGTGCATCGTGCCGCTGGTCCCCGGGTACCTGTCGTACCTCGCGGGCCTGGTCGGCGCTGAGGCGCCGGCGGCCGCTGTCGAGGAGGCCACGGCCGGCGCTCGTGCAGGGCGCTGGCGGGTGATGGGGGCCGCGGCGCTGTTCGTGGCCGGCTTCACCGTCGTGTTCTTGTTGATGACGATGTCCGTCTTCGGGCTGGTCAGCTCGATTCGTCTCAACTCCGAGGTGCTGATGCGGATCGGTGGCGTGGTCACCATTGTCATGGGCCTGGCGTTCATCGGCCTGGTGCCGGCTCTCGAGCGCGAGGTACGGTTCGCGCCACGGCAGTGGACCACCCTCGCCGGGGCTCCGTTGCTGGGCGGAGTGTTCGCGCTGGGATGGGCGCCGTGCATCGGGCCGACGCTGGCCGGGATCCTCTCGATCGTGGTCGGCACCAACGCGGACCCAGTACGGGGCGCAGTGCTCATCATCGCCTACTGCGCCGGACTGGGCCTGCCGTTCGTGATCCTGGCCCTGGGCTCGACGGTGGCAGTTCGCGCCGTCGGATGGCTCAGCCGCAACTCACGTCGCATACAGGTATTCGGCGGAGCTCTCATGGTGCTCGTCGGAATCGCCCTCGTCACCGGCTACTGGGCGGTGTTCGTGGACCTGGTTCGCCGCCTGTTCATCACCAACACGGTCATGCCGATCTGA
- a CDS encoding TlpA disulfide reductase family protein, translating to MAAFLLGGCVQYSDQAPKGGVIAPAGKLTQFYPPAERSVVSDLKGRSVTDPNVSVSLADFRGKIVVINVWGSWCAPCRIEAPELEKVYRATKTKGVEFLGINVRETAGDAAARDFISANKLSYPSIYDPPGRTLLAIGEQYPTTVVPMTFVLDRQRRVAASFLTTVGEKDLTGAIDKVLVER from the coding sequence GTGGCCGCATTCCTGCTGGGTGGTTGTGTCCAGTACAGCGACCAGGCCCCCAAAGGAGGGGTCATCGCCCCCGCTGGCAAGCTCACGCAGTTCTACCCGCCAGCTGAACGCAGCGTGGTCAGTGATCTCAAGGGACGCAGCGTCACTGATCCGAACGTGAGCGTGTCCCTCGCGGACTTCCGGGGCAAGATAGTGGTGATCAACGTCTGGGGATCGTGGTGCGCGCCGTGCCGAATCGAGGCACCCGAACTGGAGAAGGTCTACCGCGCCACCAAAACCAAGGGAGTGGAGTTCCTCGGCATCAACGTCCGTGAAACCGCCGGGGACGCCGCCGCTCGCGACTTCATCTCCGCGAACAAGCTGAGTTACCCGTCGATCTACGACCCTCCGGGAAGGACGCTGCTCGCGATCGGCGAGCAGTACCCGACCACGGTCGTACCGATGACTTTCGTCCTCGACCGACAGCGCAGAGTGGCCGCGAGCTTCCTGACCACCGTGGGTGAGAAGGATCTCACCGGGGCCATCGACAAGGTTCTGGTGGAGCGCTGA